The following proteins come from a genomic window of Alosa alosa isolate M-15738 ecotype Scorff River chromosome 2, AALO_Geno_1.1, whole genome shotgun sequence:
- the usf1l gene encoding upstream transcription factor 1, like isoform X1, with translation MKGQQKSPDTDGDVSVMEEGAVATADDSTAITTIQSAATFSTDQPIKYLFKTEGAGGQVTYRVIHVADGQVDGQADGAGAVSVVTGFPTATQAVTPAVTQAVLAQAEGLDGEASETHYYYPATISNTPTATMVTNVQAPDSLLAQNTPTGQLYVMMSPQDVLSTTTQSKAEAPRTSRDDKRRAQHNEVERRRRDKINNWIVQLSKTIPDCTVDSTKNGQSKGGILSKACDYIQELRQSNARLGEDMDSLDRLRMDNQLLRQEVEEWKSKNQILRGQLRQHGIVAASVEPQ, from the exons ATGAAAGG ACAGCAAAAGAGTCCAGACACAGACGGGGATGTTTCAGTGATGGAGGAAG GTGCTGTTGCCACCGCAGACGATTCAACTGCCATCACCACCATCCAATCAGCAGCCACATTTTCCACAGACCAGCCAATCAAGTACCTTTTCAAAACCGAGGGAGCAGGAGGGCAG GTGACTTATCGGGTGATTCATGTAGCTGATGGCCAAGTGGACGGCCAGGCGGATGGAGCAGGGGCGGTTAGTGTGGTCACTGGGTTCCCTACAGCAACACAAGCTGTAACGCCTGCGGTTACACAG GCTGTATTGGCGCAAGCCGAAGGTCTGGATGGAGAGGCTTCTGAAACACATTACTACTACCCAGCCACCATCTCCAACACCCCGACGGCCACCATGGTAACCAACGTCCAAGCCCCGGATTCATTACTCGCTCAGAATACACccacag GTCAACTGTATGTGATGATGTCACCGCAAGATGTTTTGAGCACGACCACTCAAAG TAAAGCCGAGGCTCCACGTACTTCGAGAGATGACAAGAGACGAGCCCAGCATAATGAAG TGGAACGTAGGCGTCGAGATAAAATCAACAACTGGATTGTTCAGCTGTCCAAAACCATCCCAGACTGTACAGTAGACTCAACCAAGAATGGCCAG AGCAAAGGGGGGATTCTGTCCAAAGCGTGTGACTACATCCAGGAACTCCGGCAGAGCAATGCCAGGTTAGGAGAGGATATGGACTCCCTGGACCGACTGAGGATGGACAACCAGCTCCTCAGACAAGAG GTGGAGGAGTGGAAATCGAAAAATCAGATTCTCAGAGGGCAGCTACGGCAGCATGGTATCGTGGCAGCGAGCGTGGAGCCCCAGTGA
- the usf1l gene encoding upstream transcription factor 1, like isoform X2, with protein MEEGAVATADDSTAITTIQSAATFSTDQPIKYLFKTEGAGGQVTYRVIHVADGQVDGQADGAGAVSVVTGFPTATQAVTPAVTQAVLAQAEGLDGEASETHYYYPATISNTPTATMVTNVQAPDSLLAQNTPTGQLYVMMSPQDVLSTTTQSKAEAPRTSRDDKRRAQHNEVERRRRDKINNWIVQLSKTIPDCTVDSTKNGQSKGGILSKACDYIQELRQSNARLGEDMDSLDRLRMDNQLLRQEVEEWKSKNQILRGQLRQHGIVAASVEPQ; from the exons ATGGAGGAAG GTGCTGTTGCCACCGCAGACGATTCAACTGCCATCACCACCATCCAATCAGCAGCCACATTTTCCACAGACCAGCCAATCAAGTACCTTTTCAAAACCGAGGGAGCAGGAGGGCAG GTGACTTATCGGGTGATTCATGTAGCTGATGGCCAAGTGGACGGCCAGGCGGATGGAGCAGGGGCGGTTAGTGTGGTCACTGGGTTCCCTACAGCAACACAAGCTGTAACGCCTGCGGTTACACAG GCTGTATTGGCGCAAGCCGAAGGTCTGGATGGAGAGGCTTCTGAAACACATTACTACTACCCAGCCACCATCTCCAACACCCCGACGGCCACCATGGTAACCAACGTCCAAGCCCCGGATTCATTACTCGCTCAGAATACACccacag GTCAACTGTATGTGATGATGTCACCGCAAGATGTTTTGAGCACGACCACTCAAAG TAAAGCCGAGGCTCCACGTACTTCGAGAGATGACAAGAGACGAGCCCAGCATAATGAAG TGGAACGTAGGCGTCGAGATAAAATCAACAACTGGATTGTTCAGCTGTCCAAAACCATCCCAGACTGTACAGTAGACTCAACCAAGAATGGCCAG AGCAAAGGGGGGATTCTGTCCAAAGCGTGTGACTACATCCAGGAACTCCGGCAGAGCAATGCCAGGTTAGGAGAGGATATGGACTCCCTGGACCGACTGAGGATGGACAACCAGCTCCTCAGACAAGAG GTGGAGGAGTGGAAATCGAAAAATCAGATTCTCAGAGGGCAGCTACGGCAGCATGGTATCGTGGCAGCGAGCGTGGAGCCCCAGTGA